A window from Glandiceps talaboti chromosome 15, keGlaTala1.1, whole genome shotgun sequence encodes these proteins:
- the LOC144446604 gene encoding eukaryotic translation initiation factor 2-alpha kinase 3-like isoform X2: MGRRKRNAHALKWCSFFASVAVLALIRPASAESDTNSVPNKEEAVTSILKGDGISEEETLPHCSETKYFHNSYNGLFKRDIVLVSTLDGKISALDLKHSGQVLWSLDAGSGPLLSSSIDKLEIISENGRRIRLVPSLDGGLYSWDTESVEALPFTADSLLGSSFKLNDDSMIVGGKETRSYGISASTGQLRYICSSNGCENFGEERENEDIVVIRRDQQTVRAVEQRSGAEKWNFSVGQHEIQFLKSIHSNKQTDENSNLCDEDGCHVSDYEYEYDFDFDDEDDVFRDPKLNFVVSDGHIAAFNQQKPNELLWQQKLSSAIASAWKVKDGAVEAVNLFEPKNVPALSMDRKPQGDSELGDFMKPKLYMGMYHKQVYIQESRALSKEVEKVANSDAEDEVKLVAGPKVLWRPYIATAPSRTPALISHGTEQDDDDEESQTLATLHQYPYDSGYYLYSDQSPVKVKPKTNKRPYSGGESNESIGGGDYHLNILIATSMWDWWKEILQASVVISIIFELVKKKLKKSLPCNDSDVKEESSTNTTAVNNNSDLKEYRSRYLEDFEQEFCLGKGGFGVVFHAKNKLDDNCYAVKRITLPDREAAREKVMREVKALAKLEHNNIVRYYATWKEEPPLGWQEEQDRLQGHSDTRQFNTFTDDTKNTSNIRNSANLVTTLSHDHSEDTTKPFGGAGDIADSLQSNSDTAGASGGFVPGLFINNAEDEESGSWSIDHHGNYDAKGELEATESSFGIDFKETSESVFESSGTSSGAALKNIPFTNYAKNHSREKVDSFSVVFEDSGCGDKLSEGATDSDCNTNTKQEMSHSSSLKGVIVQRSEGQKLCAGEQPVEEKKPKQPTKKAYLYIQMQLCQKQSLKEWLLTNCDNRNTQQALHIFQQIVSAVQYVHDVGMIHRDLKPSNIFFALDGCVKVGDFGLVTAMDIQPGSGEAVDVTTTEKKHTDKVGTQLYMSPEQIAGKQYGHKVDIFSLGLIFFELMNSFSTQMERIMVMMAARRQDFPQKFLIESSVKAKFAMWLLSLNPDKRPEASDITESEHYREVFQNYVPPKPKRRRNTSSCSE, translated from the exons ATGGGGAGACGCAAGAGGAATGCACACGCGCTGAAATGGTGTTCATTCTTTGCATCTGTTGCTGTTCTTGCGTTGATTCGTCCTGCAAGTGCAGAGTCTGATACAAACAGTGTTCCCAACAAGGAGGAGGCTGTCACCAGCATTTTGAAGGGAGATGGTATTAGTGAAGAAGAGACGTTGCCACATTGCAGCGAGACGAAATATTTCCATAACAGTTACAACGGGCTCTTTAAGag AGATATTGTGTTAGTGAGTACTTTAGATGGTAAAATATCAGCTTTGGATCTCAAACATAGTGGTCAGGTACTATGGAGTTTGGATGCTGGAAGTGGTCCACTACTCTCTTCTAGTATCGATAAACTGGAG ATCATAAGTGAGAATGGGAGACGTATCAGACTTGTGCCGTCATTGGATGGTGGTTTATATAGCTGGGATACTGAAAGTGTAGAAGCTCTACCCTTCACTGCTGATTCCTTACTTGGCTCTTCATTCAAACTAAATGATGATTCTATGATAGTTGGAGGCAAAGAAACTAGAAGTTATGGAATTAGTGCTTCCACTGGACAG CTACGTTATATTTGTTCATCCAATGGATGTGAGAATTTTGGAGAAGAGAGAGAAAATGAAGACATTGTGGTGATACGTAGAGACCAACAGACAGTGAGGGCAGTAGAGCAGAGATCAGGGGCAGAAAA ATGGAATTTTAGTGTTGGCCAGCATGAAATTCAGTTCTTGAAgagtatccatagcaacaaacagacagatgaAAACAGTAATTTGTGTGATGAAGATGGCTGTCATGTCAGtgattatgaatatgaatatgattttgattttgatgatgaGGACGATGTCTTCCGTGATCCAAAATTGAATTTCGTTGTATCTGATGGTCACATTGCAGCTTTCAACCAACAGAAACCCAATgagttactatggcaacagaag CTGTCAAGTGCCATTGCCTCTGCCTGGAAAGTAAAAGATGGAGCAGTGGAAGCAGTCAATTTATTTGAACCCAAAAATGTACCAGCCCTGTCTATGGACAGAAAACCACAGGGAGACAGTGAACTGGGAGACTTTATGAAACCAAAGTTGTACATGG GAATGTACCACAAACAAGTTTACATTCAAGAATCAAGAGCTCTCAGCAAGGAAGTAGAAAAAGTAGCAAATTCTGATGCAGAAGATGAGGTGAAACTAGTCGCAGGCCCCAAAGTATTATGGCGACCATATATTGCAACAGCACCCTCAAGGACACCAGCTTTGATAAGTCATGGCACAGaacaagatgatgatgatgaagagagTCAAACCTTAGCAACCCTTCACCAGTATCCATATG ACAGTGGTTATTATCTTTATTCTGACCAAAGTCCTGTCAAGGTCAAGCCAAAGACCAACAAACGTCCATACTCAGGTGGTGAAAGTAATGAATCTATTGGCGGGGGTGActatcatttgaatattttgatagCCACCTCTATGTGGGATTGGTG GAAGGAGATTCTCCAAGCAAGCGTGgtaatttcaataatatttgaGTTAGTGAAAAAGAAACTGAAGAAGTCCTTGCCCTGTAATGATAGTGACGTCAAAGAAGAAAGTTCAACAAATACAACAGCTGTGAACAATAACAGTGATTTGAAGGAGTATAGATCAAG ATATTTAGAAGATTTTGAACAAGAGTTTTGTCTGGGAAAAGGAGGATTTGGTGTTGTATTCCATGCAAAGAATAAATTGGATGATAACTGCTATGCAGTGAAGAGAATAACTCTACCAGACAG GGAGGCAGCTAGAGAGAAGGTGATGAGAGAAGTGAAAGCCCTTGCTAAGTTAGAACACAATAACATTGTTAGATACTATGCTACATGGAAGGAAGAACCACCACTTGGATGGCAGGAAGAACAAGACAGATTGCAAGGTCATAG TGATACACGGCAATTTAACACTTTTACTGATGACACCAAGAATACATCAAATATCAGAAATTCTGCAAACCTTGTCACTACATTGTCACATGACCACAGTGAAGACACGACCAAACCATTTGGTGGAGCGGGTGACATTGCAGACAGTCTGCAAAGTAACTCAGACACTGCTGGTGCAAGTGGTGGATTTGTTCCGGGACTTTTCATTAATAATGCAGAAGATGAAGAGAGTGGTTCCTGGAGTATtgatcaccatggcaactatgATGCTAAAGGAGAACTTGAAGCCACAGAGAGTTCTTTTGGCATAGACTTTAAGGAAACCAGTGAATCTGTGTTTGAATCATCAGGAACATCAAGTGGGGCAGCTTTAAAGAATATACCATTTACAAATTATGCTAAAAATCATTCAAGAGAGAAAGTTGACTCTTTTAGTGTTGTGTTTGAAGACTCTGGTTGTGGAGACAAACTCAGTGAGGGCGCTACAGACTCCGATTGTAATACAAACACTAAACAAGAGATGAGTCATAGCAGTTCATTGAAAGGTGTCATAGTTCAAAGGTCAGAAGGTCAGAAGTTATGTGCTGGTGAACAACCCGTCGAAGAAAAGAAACCAAAGCAGCCAACCAAAAAGGCATATCTGTATATTCAAATGCAACTTTGTCAAAAGCAGAGTTTGAAAGAATGGCTTCTTACAAACTGTGATAACAGAAACACTCAGCAAGCTTTACATATCTTTCAACAAATTGTGAGTGCAGTGCAGTATGTGCATGACGTAGGAATGATACACAGAGATTTGAAG CCTTCAAACATATTTTTCGCTCTGGATGGATGCGTTAAAGTTGGAGACTTCGGATTAGTGACAGCCATGGACATTCAACCTGGCTCTGGTGAAGCAGTTGATGTCACCACAACAGAGAAAAAACATACAGACAAAGTGGGAACACAGCTTTATATGAGTCCAGAACAG ATTGCAGGGAAACAATATGGACATAAAGTGGATATTTTTTCTTTGGGACTTATATTTTTTGAGTTGATGAATTCTTTTTCAACACAAATGGAAAGGATTATG GTTATGATGGCTGCAAGAAGACAAGATTTTCCACAGAAGTTTCTTATAGAGTCATCAGTGAAG GCCAAGTTTGCAATGTGGCTGCTATCACTAAATCCAGACAAAAGGCCAGAGGCTAGTGATATAACAGAAAGTGAACATTACAGGGAAGTCTTCCAGAACTATGTACCACCAAAACCTAAAAGGAGAAGAAATACTTCAAGTTGTAGTGAATAA
- the LOC144446604 gene encoding eukaryotic translation initiation factor 2-alpha kinase 3-like isoform X1, whose protein sequence is MGRRKRNAHALKWCSFFASVAVLALIRPASAESDTNSVPNKEEAVTSILKGDGISEEETLPHCSETKYFHNSYNGLFKRDIVLVSTLDGKISALDLKHSGQVLWSLDAGSGPLLSSSIDKLEIISENGRRIRLVPSLDGGLYSWDTESVEALPFTADSLLGSSFKLNDDSMIVGGKETRSYGISASTGQLRYICSSNGCENFGEERENEDIVVIRRDQQTVRAVEQRSGAEKWNFSVGQHEIQFLKSIHSNKQTDENSNLCDEDGCHVSDYEYEYDFDFDDEDDVFRDPKLNFVVSDGHIAAFNQQKPNELLWQQKLSSAIASAWKVKDGAVEAVNLFEPKNVPALSMDRKPQGDSELGDFMKPKLYMGMYHKQVYIQESRALSKEVEKVANSDAEDEVKLVAGPKVLWRPYIATAPSRTPALISHGTEQDDDDEESQTLATLHQYPYDSGYYLYSDQSPVKVKPKTNKRPYSGGESNESIGGGDYHLNILIATSMWDWWKEILQASVVISIIFELVKKKLKKSLPCNDSDVKEESSTNTTAVNNNSDLKEYRSRYLEDFEQEFCLGKGGFGVVFHAKNKLDDNCYAVKRITLPDREAAREKVMREVKALAKLEHNNIVRYYATWKEEPPLGWQEEQDRLQGHSDTRQFNTFTDDTKNTSNIRNSANLVTTLSHDHSEDTTKPFGGAGDIADSLQSNSDTAGASGGFVPGLFINNAEDEESGSWSIDHHGNYDAKGELEATESSFGIDFKETSESVFESSGTSSGAALKNIPFTNYAKNHSREKVDSFSVVFEDSGCGDKLSEGATDSDCNTNTKQEMSHSSSLKGVIVQRSEGQKLCAGEQPVEEKKPKQPTKKAYLYIQMQLCQKQSLKEWLLTNCDNRNTQQALHIFQQIVSAVQYVHDVGMIHRDLKPSNIFFALDGCVKVGDFGLVTAMDIQPGSGEAVDVTTTEKKHTDKVGTQLYMSPEQIAGKQYGHKVDIFSLGLIFFELMNSFSTQMERIMVMMAARRQDFPQKFLIESSVKAKFAMWLLSLNPDKRPEASDITESEHYREVFQNYVPPKPKRRRNTSSCSE, encoded by the exons ATGGGGAGACGCAAGAGGAATGCACACGCGCTGAAATGGTGTTCATTCTTTGCATCTGTTGCTGTTCTTGCGTTGATTCGTCCTGCAAGTGCAGAGTCTGATACAAACAGTGTTCCCAACAAGGAGGAGGCTGTCACCAGCATTTTGAAGGGAGATGGTATTAGTGAAGAAGAGACGTTGCCACATTGCAGCGAGACGAAATATTTCCATAACAGTTACAACGGGCTCTTTAAGag AGATATTGTGTTAGTGAGTACTTTAGATGGTAAAATATCAGCTTTGGATCTCAAACATAGTGGTCAGGTACTATGGAGTTTGGATGCTGGAAGTGGTCCACTACTCTCTTCTAGTATCGATAAACTGGAG ATCATAAGTGAGAATGGGAGACGTATCAGACTTGTGCCGTCATTGGATGGTGGTTTATATAGCTGGGATACTGAAAGTGTAGAAGCTCTACCCTTCACTGCTGATTCCTTACTTGGCTCTTCATTCAAACTAAATGATGATTCTATGATAGTTGGAGGCAAAGAAACTAGAAGTTATGGAATTAGTGCTTCCACTGGACAG CTACGTTATATTTGTTCATCCAATGGATGTGAGAATTTTGGAGAAGAGAGAGAAAATGAAGACATTGTGGTGATACGTAGAGACCAACAGACAGTGAGGGCAGTAGAGCAGAGATCAGGGGCAGAAAA ATGGAATTTTAGTGTTGGCCAGCATGAAATTCAGTTCTTGAAgagtatccatagcaacaaacagacagatgaAAACAGTAATTTGTGTGATGAAGATGGCTGTCATGTCAGtgattatgaatatgaatatgattttgattttgatgatgaGGACGATGTCTTCCGTGATCCAAAATTGAATTTCGTTGTATCTGATGGTCACATTGCAGCTTTCAACCAACAGAAACCCAATgagttactatggcaacagaag CTGTCAAGTGCCATTGCCTCTGCCTGGAAAGTAAAAGATGGAGCAGTGGAAGCAGTCAATTTATTTGAACCCAAAAATGTACCAGCCCTGTCTATGGACAGAAAACCACAGGGAGACAGTGAACTGGGAGACTTTATGAAACCAAAGTTGTACATGG GAATGTACCACAAACAAGTTTACATTCAAGAATCAAGAGCTCTCAGCAAGGAAGTAGAAAAAGTAGCAAATTCTGATGCAGAAGATGAGGTGAAACTAGTCGCAGGCCCCAAAGTATTATGGCGACCATATATTGCAACAGCACCCTCAAGGACACCAGCTTTGATAAGTCATGGCACAGaacaagatgatgatgatgaagagagTCAAACCTTAGCAACCCTTCACCAGTATCCATATG ACAGTGGTTATTATCTTTATTCTGACCAAAGTCCTGTCAAGGTCAAGCCAAAGACCAACAAACGTCCATACTCAGGTGGTGAAAGTAATGAATCTATTGGCGGGGGTGActatcatttgaatattttgatagCCACCTCTATGTGGGATTGGTG GAAGGAGATTCTCCAAGCAAGCGTGgtaatttcaataatatttgaGTTAGTGAAAAAGAAACTGAAGAAGTCCTTGCCCTGTAATGATAGTGACGTCAAAGAAGAAAGTTCAACAAATACAACAGCTGTGAACAATAACAGTGATTTGAAGGAGTATAGATCAAG ATATTTAGAAGATTTTGAACAAGAGTTTTGTCTGGGAAAAGGAGGATTTGGTGTTGTATTCCATGCAAAGAATAAATTGGATGATAACTGCTATGCAGTGAAGAGAATAACTCTACCAGACAG GGAGGCAGCTAGAGAGAAA GTGATGAGAGAAGTGAAAGCCCTTGCTAAGTTAGAACACAATAACATTGTTAGATACTATGCTACATGGAAGGAAGAACCACCACTTGGATGGCAGGAAGAACAAGACAGATTGCAAGGTCATAG TGATACACGGCAATTTAACACTTTTACTGATGACACCAAGAATACATCAAATATCAGAAATTCTGCAAACCTTGTCACTACATTGTCACATGACCACAGTGAAGACACGACCAAACCATTTGGTGGAGCGGGTGACATTGCAGACAGTCTGCAAAGTAACTCAGACACTGCTGGTGCAAGTGGTGGATTTGTTCCGGGACTTTTCATTAATAATGCAGAAGATGAAGAGAGTGGTTCCTGGAGTATtgatcaccatggcaactatgATGCTAAAGGAGAACTTGAAGCCACAGAGAGTTCTTTTGGCATAGACTTTAAGGAAACCAGTGAATCTGTGTTTGAATCATCAGGAACATCAAGTGGGGCAGCTTTAAAGAATATACCATTTACAAATTATGCTAAAAATCATTCAAGAGAGAAAGTTGACTCTTTTAGTGTTGTGTTTGAAGACTCTGGTTGTGGAGACAAACTCAGTGAGGGCGCTACAGACTCCGATTGTAATACAAACACTAAACAAGAGATGAGTCATAGCAGTTCATTGAAAGGTGTCATAGTTCAAAGGTCAGAAGGTCAGAAGTTATGTGCTGGTGAACAACCCGTCGAAGAAAAGAAACCAAAGCAGCCAACCAAAAAGGCATATCTGTATATTCAAATGCAACTTTGTCAAAAGCAGAGTTTGAAAGAATGGCTTCTTACAAACTGTGATAACAGAAACACTCAGCAAGCTTTACATATCTTTCAACAAATTGTGAGTGCAGTGCAGTATGTGCATGACGTAGGAATGATACACAGAGATTTGAAG CCTTCAAACATATTTTTCGCTCTGGATGGATGCGTTAAAGTTGGAGACTTCGGATTAGTGACAGCCATGGACATTCAACCTGGCTCTGGTGAAGCAGTTGATGTCACCACAACAGAGAAAAAACATACAGACAAAGTGGGAACACAGCTTTATATGAGTCCAGAACAG ATTGCAGGGAAACAATATGGACATAAAGTGGATATTTTTTCTTTGGGACTTATATTTTTTGAGTTGATGAATTCTTTTTCAACACAAATGGAAAGGATTATG GTTATGATGGCTGCAAGAAGACAAGATTTTCCACAGAAGTTTCTTATAGAGTCATCAGTGAAG GCCAAGTTTGCAATGTGGCTGCTATCACTAAATCCAGACAAAAGGCCAGAGGCTAGTGATATAACAGAAAGTGAACATTACAGGGAAGTCTTCCAGAACTATGTACCACCAAAACCTAAAAGGAGAAGAAATACTTCAAGTTGTAGTGAATAA